From a region of the Drosophila ananassae strain 14024-0371.13 chromosome XL, ASM1763931v2, whole genome shotgun sequence genome:
- the LOC6504137 gene encoding uncharacterized protein LOC6504137 yields the protein MERKATKRSRSADDDDANNNVTQSKVWVSQKMSDARDPEKMKEVHEKTTKMLFDGAASSGNGNRSGNGHGHSQQGQSQSQNLTGGGGGVNQNVMVAAVPVPGQGQSSQQQQEEEQQQHPGHDQQSAAATAAAAAALCEQYQLLGDGTILLRDLRPDMANPRLERKKSRCCQRQTLIHGVCVNCTMDLCEECGYSCGECSQFICRSCVTLFGNRPDEADDPLCERCQMFYA from the exons ATGGAGCGTAAGGCAACAAAACGTTCGCGGTCCGCGGACGACGACGATGCTAACAACAATGTTACCCAGAGCAAGGTCTGGGTGAGCCAGAAGATGAGCGATGCCCGTGACCCGGAGAAGATGAAGGAGGTCCACG AGAAAACTACTAAAATGCTATTCGACGGCGCCGCCAGCAGTGGAAATGGAAATCGTAGTGGAAATGGCCATGGACATTCACAGCAGGGCCAGTCCCAGTCTCAGAATCTaactggaggaggaggaggtgttAATCAGAATGTTATGGTGGCGGCGGTACCGGTACCGGGACAGGGACAATCATCACAACAacagcaggaggaggagcaacagcagcatcCTGGTCATGATCAGCAATCGGCAGCAGCCACAGCCGCTGCAGCCGCCGCTCTATGCGAACAATATCAATTGCTGGGAGATGGAACCATACTATTGCGTGACCTGCGACCCGATATGGCTAATCCGCGCCTGGAGCGCAAAAAGTCGCGCTGCTGCCAGCGCCAGACCCTCATTCATGGCGTTTGTGTCAATTGTACAATGGATTTGTGCGAGGAGTGCGGCTACTCATGCGGCGAATGTTCGCAATTTATATGCCGCAGTTGCGTTACCCTATT CGGCAACCGTCCCGATGAGGCCGATGATCCGCTTTGCGAACGCTGCCAGATGTTCTACGCCTAA
- the LOC6503500 gene encoding probable methylmalonate-semialdehyde dehydrogenase [acylating], mitochondrial, which yields MSLVRLIGAEARQMAKRSYSSAAPTTKLFIDGKFVESKTSEWIDVHDPATNKVVTRVPKATKDEMQTALESNKKAFRSWSNQSILTRQQVMFKLQALIKANMGELAKNITKEQGKTLADAEGDVLRGLQVVEHCCSIPSLQMGETVANVARDMDTYSLVLPLGVTAGVAPFNFPAMIPLWMFPVAITTGNTMLLKPSERVPGATMLLMELLNEAGCPPGVVNVIHGQHDAVNFICDAPEIKAVSFVGSDQAGKYIYERAGKNGKRVQSNMGAKNHGVVLADANKENTLNQLAGAAFGAAGQRCMALSTAVFVGDAQSWIPDLVERAQKLKVNAGHVPGTDVGPVISAASRQRINDLIESGVKEGAKLVLDGRKITVPGYEEGYFVGPTILSDVTPKMKCYTEEIFGPVLVILKADTLDDAIDIVNANPYGNGTAVFTTNGAAARKFVNEIDAGQVGVNVPIPVPLPMFSFTGTRGSFRGDHHFYGKQGIKFYTQTKTVTQLWRETDVTHTQAAVAMPTMK from the exons ATGTCCCTTGTGCGTTTAATTGGAGCTGAG GCTCGGCAGATGGCCAAGCGCTCCTACTCCTCGGCCGCTCCCACCACCAAGCTCTTCATCGACGGCAAGTTCGTGGAGTCGAAGACCAGCGAGTGGATCGATGTACACGACCCGGCCACCAACAAGGTGGTTACCCGCGTGCCGAAGGCCACCAAGGATGAGATGCAGACCGCGTTGGAGTCGAACAAGAAGGCGTTCCGCTCGTGGAGCAACCAGTCGATCCTCACCCGCCAGCAGGTGATGTTCAAGCTCCAGGCCCTGATCAAGGCCAACATGGGTGAGCTGGCCAAGAACATCACCAAGGAGCAGGGCAAGACCCTGGCCGATGCCGAGGGCGATGTCCTCCGTGGCCTTCAGGTGGTGGAGCACTGCTGCAGTATTCCCTCCCTGCAGATGGGCGAGACGGTGGCCAATGTGGCTCGCGACATGGACACCTATTCTCTGGTATTGCCTCTCGGTGTTACCGCTGGAGTGGCTCCCTTCAACTTCCCGGCCATGATCCCGCTGTGGATGTTCCCGGTGGCCATCACCACCGGCAACACCATGCTGCTGAAGCCCTCGGAGCGTGTTCCCGGCGCCACTATGCTGCTGATGGAGCTCCTGAACGAGGCTGGCTGCCCGCCCGGTGTCGTCAATGTCATCCATGGCCAGCACGATGCCGTAAACTTCATCTGCGATGCTCCCGAGATCAAGGCCGTGTCCTTTGTGGGCTCCGACCAGGCCGGCAAGTACATCTATGAGCGTGCCGGCAAGAACGGCAAGCGTGTCCAGTCAAACATGGGTGCCAAGAACCACGGTGTCGTCCTGGCCGATGCCAACAAGGAGAACACCCTCAACCAGTTGGCCGGAGCCGCCTTCGGTGCTGCCGGACAGCGCTGCATGGCCCTCTCCACCGCTGTCTTCGTGGGTGATGCCCAGTCCTGGATCCCCGATCTGGTGGAGCGCGCCCAGAAGCTGAAGGTGAATGCTGGACATGTGCCCGGAACTGATGTCGGTCCCGTCATCAGTGCCGCATCCCGGCAGCGCATCAACGACCTGATCGAGTCCGGTGTCAAGGAGGGTGCCAAGCTCGTCCTGGACGGCCGCAAGATCACAGTGCCCGGCTACGAGGAGGGCTACTTCGTCGGTCCCACCATCCTCAGCGATGTCACCCCCAAGATGAAGTGCTACACCGAGGAGATCTTCGGCCCGGTGCTGGTCATCCTCAAGGCCGACACCCTGGACGATGCCATCGATATTGTGAACGCCAATCCCTACGGTAATGGAACCGCTGTCTTCACCACCAACGGTGCCGCTGCCCGCAAGTTTGTCAACGAGATCGATGCCGGCCAGGTGGGCGTCAATGTCCCCATCCCAGTGCCCCTGCCCATGTTCTCGTTCACCGGCACCCGCGGCTCCTTCCGCGGCGACCATCACTTCTACGGCAAGCAGGGCATCAAGTTCTACACCCAGACGAAGACGGTCACCCAGCTGTGGCGCGAGACGGACGTCACCCACACCCAGGCGGCCGTGGCCATGCCCACGATGAAGTAG
- the LOC6504139 gene encoding fasciculation and elongation protein zeta-2, with amino-acid sequence MRDLGTKMAELKFEAPLAKFEETDEWGGCDYISNQNALNDTLNLNLKDAAASGKSGQDTAGKLRLLEDAVRDAHVSKNGGVDAAAAGASIGGSISPNCNTMQGALDLGLSDVGLVPGEDAPQRCGGSGDHVDNFTETFGGSLEDLVNTFDEKITKCFGNYEENVEELAPVQVRSQEEIMNECQMWWTITGNFGNILPIDWSKSYTRQMHMPTLNLGQNPTKQQQNSRNQQQQNQLHHQSTHSNGFGPGSGSGSGSEAQTPGGDDFNDLASEDEAVANDLDMHALILNGLNGDLDDQPIKTVEEVIKEIDDIMDEAESPLDEPETCDSEVIEKAREVLGAPLYAEKLQYLTTTQLNELYMEMEVLIQELSETLINELALRDELEFEKELKNSFISLLLAVQNKRRQYHVEKKRGKFQGPEPKYLTTVIPYHLENGTPNNQSLQVLIKILKAINEDSPTVPALLTDYILKVLCPT; translated from the exons ATGCGTGACCTCGGCACCAAAATGGCCGAGCTAAAATTCGAGGCTCCGTTGGCGAAGTTCGAGGAGACGGACGAGTGGGGCGGCTGCGACTACATTTCCAATCAGAACGCCCTCAACGACACTCTGAATCTCAATCTGAAGGATGCTGCGGCGTCCGGTAagtctggccaggatactgcCGGCAAGCTCCGGCTCCTGGAGGACGCCGTTCGTGATGCTCATGTGAGTAAGAATGGCGGCGTAGATGCCGCCGCTGCTGGAGCCTCCATTGGTGGCAGCATCAGTCCCAATTGCAACACCATGCAGGgtgccttggatctgggctTGTCGGATGTGGGTCTGGTCCCTGGCGAGGATGCTCCCCAGCGCTGCGGCGGATCTGGGGATCATGTGGACAATTTCACGGAGACGTTCGGCGGCAGTTTGGAGGATCTGGTGAACACGTTCGATGAGAAGATCACCAAGTGCTTCGGCAACTACGAGGAGAACGTGGAGGAGCTGGCTCCGGTGCAGGTGCGCAGCCAGGAGGAGATTATGAACGAATGCCA AATGTGGTGGACCATCACTGGCAATTTTGGCAATATACTACCCATTGACTGGTCCAAGTCGTACACCCGTCAGATGCACATGCCCACTCTGAATCTCGGCCAGAATCCCACAAAGCAGCAACAGAATTCACGcaaccaacagcagcagaaccAGTTGCATCACCAGAGCACACACAGCAATGGCTTTGGACCAGGATCgggatctggatctggatcgGAGGCACAGACCCCCGGAGGCGATGACTTCAACGATCTGGCCAGCGAGGACGAGGCGGTGGCCAACGATCTGGACATGCATGCCCTCATTCTCAATGGTTTAAATGGCGATCTGGACGATCAGCCCATCAAGACAGTGGAGGAGGTGATCAAGGAGATCGACGACATCATGGACGAGGCTGAGAGCCCGCTGGACGAGCCCGAGACCTGTGATTCGGAGGTCATTGAGAAGGCGCGAGAGGTCCTGGGAGCGCCCCTTTATGCAGAGA AACTGCAGTACTTGACCACGACACAGCTAAACGAGCTGTACATGGAGATGGAGGTCCTGATCCAGGAGCTCAGCGAGACATTGATCAACGAGCTGGCCCTGCGGGACGAGCTGGAGTTCGAGAAGGAGCTGAAGAACTCATTTATTTCCCTGCTCCTTGCCGTCCAGAACAAGAGGCGGCAATACCATGTGGAGAAAAAGCGCGGAAAGTTTCAGG gTCCCGAACCCAAGTACTTGACCACTGTCATTCCGTATCATTTGGAGAATGGAACACCCAACAATCAGTCCCTGCAGGTTCTGATCAAAA TTCTCAAAGCCATCAATGAGGATAGTCCCACGGTGCCGGCTCTGCTGACGGACTATATCCTGAAGGTGCTCTGCCCCACATAA
- the LOC6503502 gene encoding uncharacterized protein LOC6503502, which produces MDTGEELKSWLQEESKPYAARVEFALRVWQSVEFPYSSKFEIIIRWLSESLASCGQLPTQQLKDLFQVRAQPGLVSQECKSALIRALVAVASTDTTGDEAILGLLSSCLSFELLQDALRSDYNLLTEIFACIFRSHQKCVEKRTKSGEDQGLEHTDAEFVIPIIKQLTDMARRSQNVAELLECHDKQSLGPLVELLLTLKSHCVEEFAELEKQLKGMFRPVRIMKQPLHVRLLILEAEVLNNRYDTKLLSKTIKSVFNEREPMLLAAHLLVSLRKYDISLQFDMKKKKAKENPQKSDSEEEEPIDPKAKKVTGFSYISEQLLEVVRNHRKKHLKEVLVLLCSALRLNPLLLEHSVYQITVWLLTAPKQTDLEEQLYSEYLILLLDMFRRLSRAERFIMNLLKSLKEWLAKYQLPGSSGESKKRRLQDSATKAAENEAEQQFLQVIMAESSPATATASSANDAFKQLNHTWPSHSAGVAFTRLVSHLMTKPSLVIWKTLLHSFAELLEEDQTQTVLPENLDFSRDFHAALLCQYLSGTRLAEQVHLHQSEVEQQLQHTSQVLELFGRRLLSQEHNRRLMNAFLECTERASGFELLLAHYWPDGHPASQQSVQLRGFLPPAEWTLIQQRVHNFGKSSCRQRLQRLELQLAESGWLLQADQRGVRCPVALAEIVPASQLFRLTRTQKQQRTQQAMQDLEDAECVELLALQLLQEYAASVKAAKVKGSLLAKLKLEEQLDQAALVTFLREKATTDKEVEELPSALETVKGLQGLPLAQLSSAIRSRLWLVVFVLYRDLSRSQQQQEEQTKEVLDVLIDLMHFGQPLPVCEFIPKLATMLEMIPTASTEGWSFYETLFARCIRRQGAGSESFLVSCAEHLREQLAANSKLSGEQTRLLLLAIQTLSNASGAQGRRLQRHLQPLVEIFGEMVAHKFRSKKKEASVYKEFVDATRAGYATYLSSCINRVAKQEREKEQQLAKSKKAEEKENEGQEEDGDTKKNKKSKKKAKEEKEPEQDLSETIDDKFRRICKIYIGYSLDYRNPHAIRLLNAALTHRQRLHLDPDEIEFVLSSYWRQLNEDIATGDISPSTVEPAIKLIIGYKTNEDFLLLLRRLSAQMEKMPRPDTPVQHTALRNVLTLLGLFAKCSLSSVKGAMLNEHFEVISVSAALRLPEPKDSEYRNHALRLLEAQRHMAGNRTVPLTGETLDCLLGSLLDVDIKHLIRNGGSWTDLVELYGAITDNLMVLLKQHTNLMSDRAAQLSALCQDLVQAIVGYRAERKQAQDLTETELDGLADLGLKLATVMSTVTSTQALAVKRVAPFLLIFTIRQMVATERPTTLFEKVKVHVVRVCHELIGICDHRAGHFILRSSSEAGARMYESLVKDHEKYHKFRGKV; this is translated from the exons ATGGACACCGGCGAAG AGCTGAAGTCCTGGCTGCAGGAGGAGAGCAAACCGTACGCGGCACGTGTTGAATTCGCTCTCCGCGTTTGGCAGTCCGTGGAGTTTCCCTACTCCAGCAAGTTTGAGATCATCATCCGATGGCTGAGCGAATCCCTGGCATCCTGTGGACAACTACCCACCCAGCAGCTAAAGGATCTCTTCCAGGTGCGCGCCCAACCGGGTCTGGTGAGTCAGGAGTGCAAATCGGCGCTTATCCGAGCTCTGGTGGCGGTGGCATCCACGGACACCACCGGTGACGAAGCTATACTCGGTCTGCTGTCTAGTTGCCTGAGCTTTGAGCTGCTGCAGGACGCCCTGCGCTCGGATTACAATCTTCTGACCGAGATCTTCGCCTGCATCTTCAGAAGCCATCAGAAATGCGTCGAGAAGCGTACGAAATCTGGCGAGGATCAAGGGCTGGAGCACACCGACGCCGAGTTCGTTATTCCCATCATCAAGCAGCTGACGGACATGGCGCGGAGATCCCAGAATGTAGCCGAACTGCTCGAATGCCACGACAAGCAATCGCTTGGCCCCTTGGTGGAATTGCTCCTCACCCTGAAGTCCCACTGCGTGGAGGAGTTCGCCGAGCTGGAGAAGCAACTAAAGGGCATGTTTAGGCCAGTCCGGATTATGAAGCAGCCGCTGCATGTGAGGCTGCTGATCCTGGAGGCCGAAGTCCTCAACAATCGCTACGATACCAAGCTACTATCCAAGACCATTAAGTCTGTTTTCAACGAGCGGGAGCCCATGCTACTGGCTGCCCACTTGCTGGTGTCCTTGCGCAAGTACGACATATCCCTGCAGTTCGacatgaagaagaagaaggccAAGGAGAACCCCCAGAAGTCTGACAGCGAGGAAGAGGAACCCATCGATCCCAAAGCCAAAAAAGTAACTGGCTTCTCCTACATTTCGGAGCAGCTTCTCGAGGTAGTCCGCAATCACCGAAAGAAGCATCTGAAGGAGGTCCTGGTACTCCTGTGCTCGGCCCTCCGCCTGAATCCTCTGCTGCTGGAGCACAGTGTCTACCAGATCACTGTCTGGCTGCTCACCGCTCCCAAACAGACCGACCTCGAGGAGCAGCTGTACTCCGAGTACCTGATCCTGCTGCTGGACATGTTCCGGCGGCTGAGTCGGGCCGAGAGGTTCATCATGAATCTTCTCAAGAGCCTGAAGGAGTGGCTGGCCAAGTACCAGCTGCCGGGTAGCTCCGGGGAGAGCAAGAAGCGTCGCCTACAGGACTCCGCGACCAAGGCGGCTGAGAATGAGGCGGAGCAGCAATTCCTGCAGGTCATCATGGCGGAATCATCACCGGCGACGGCTACCGCCTCGTCCGCGAACGATGCCTTCAAGCAGCTGAACCACACCTGGCCGAGTCACTCGGCGGGCGTGGCCTTCACCCGCCTGGTTAGCCACCTGATGACCAAACCCTCCCTGGTCATCTGGAAGACGCTGCTCCACTCCTTCGCCgaactgctggaggaggaccAAACGCAGACTGTGCTGCCCGAGAATCTGGACTTTTCCCGTGACTTCCATGCGGCGCTCTTGTGCCAGTATCTGAGCGGCACCCGGCTGGCGGAGCAAGTGCATCTGCACCAGTCGGAGGtggagcagcagctgcagcacaCCTCCCAGGTGCTGGAGCTGTTCGGACGCCGTCTGCTCAGCCAGGAGCACAACCGCCGTCTGATGAACGCCTTCCTGGAGTGCACGGAACGGGCCAGTGGCTTTGAGCTCCTCCTGGCCCACTACTGGCCGGACGGCCATCCTGCCAGCCAGCAATCCGTGCAGCTGCGGGGATTCCTGCCTCCCGCCGAGTGGACTCTGATCCAGCAGCGGGTTCACAACTTCGGCAAGAGCTCGTGCCGCCAGAGACTGCAGCGCCTGGAGCTGCAGCTGGCGGAGagtggctggctgctgcaggccGACCAACGTGGCGTTAGATGCCCCGTTGCCCTGGCCGAGATCGTGCCCGCGTCCCAGCTCTTCCGGCTGACCAGGACACAGAAACAGCAGCGCACCCAACAGGCCATGCAGGATCTGGAGGACGCGGAGTGTGTGGAGCTGTTGGCTCTCCAGCTGCTCCAGGAGTACGCGGCCTCGGTGAAGGCGGCCAAGGTGAAGGGCTCCCTGCTGGCGAAGCTCAAGCTGGAGGAGCAACTGGACCAGGCCGCCTTGGTGACGTTCCTCAGGGAGAAGGCCACCACGGACAAGGAGGTGGAGGAGCTACCATCCGCCCTGGAAACTGTCAAGGGACTGCAGGGCCTGCCCCTGGCCCAACTGTCCAGCGCGATCCGGTCGCGCCTCTGGCTGGTCGTCTTCGTCCTCTACCGGGATCTGAGTcgcagccagcagcagcaggaggagcagACCAAGGAGGTCCTGGACGTGCTAATAG ACCTGATGCACTTTGGACAACCGTTGCCGGTCTGCGAGTTCATCCCCAAGCTGGCCACGATGCTGGAGATGATTCCCACCGCATCCACGGAGGGCTGGAGCTTCTACGAGACCCTCTTCGCCCGGTGCATCCGACGACAGGGTGCGGGCAGCGAGTCGTTCCTCGTCAGCTGCGCGGAGCACCTCAGGGAGCAGCTGGCGGCCAACAGCAAGCTGAGTGGAGAGCAGACACGGCTCCTGCTCCTCGCCATCCAAACGCTGTCCAATGCCAGCGGAGCTCAGGGCCGGAGGCTGCAGCGCCACCTCCAGCCGCTGGTGGAGATCTTCGGGGAGATGGTGGCCCACAAATTCCGCTCCAAGAAGAAGGAGGCATCGGTCTACAAGGAGTTTGTGGACGCCACCCGGGCGGGCTATGCCACCTACCTGAGCAGCTGCATCAACCGAGTGGCCAAGCAGGAGAGGGAGAAGGAGCAGCAGCTGGCGAAGAGCAAGAAAGCGGAGGAGAAGGAAAATGAAGGCCAAGAGGAGGACGGGGATACAAAAAAGAACAAGAAGAGCAAAAAGAAGGCCAAGGAGGAGAAGGAGCCGGAGCAGGATCTCTCCGAGACCATCGACGACAAGTTCCGGCGCATCTGCAAGATATACATTGGATACTCC CTGGACTACCGCAACCCACATGCCATCCGGCTGCTGAACGCGGCCCTCACCCACCGGCAGCGCCTCCACCTGGATCCGGAcgagatcgagttcgtgctgaGCTCCTACTGGCGGCAACTGAACGAGGACATCGCCACCGGCGACATCTCCCCCAGCACCGTAGAGCCGGCGATCAAGCTGATCATCGGTTATAAGACCAACGAGGACTTCCTCCTCCTGCTGCGCCGTCTCTCCGCCCAAATGGAGAAGATGCCGCGTCCGGACACGCCCGTCCAGCACACAGCGCTGAGGAATGTCCTGACCCTGCTGGGACTCTTCGCCAAGTGCTCGCTGAGCAGTGTCAAGGGAGCG ATGCTGAACGAACATTTTGAGGTCATCAGTGTGAGTGCCGCCTTGCGGCTGCCGGAGCCCAAGGATTCGGAGTATCGGAATCATGCCTTGCGCCTGCTGGAGGCCCAGCGACACATGGCCGGGAACAGGACGGTGCCCTTGACGGGGGAGACGCTGGACTGTCTGCTGGGCAGCCTGCTGGACGTGGACATCAAGCACCTGATCCGCAACGGCGGCAGCTGGACGGACCTGGTGGAGCTGTATGGCGCCATAACGGATAACCTGATGGTGCTGCTGAAGCAGCACACCAACCTGATGTCGGACCGGGCCGCTCAGCTGAGTGCCCTGTGCCAGGACCTGGTCCAGGCCATAGTGGGCTATCGGGCGGAGCGCAAGCAGGCCCAGGATCTGACCGAAACGGAGCTGGATGGTCTGGCGGATCTGGGCCTGAAGCTGGCCACCGTAATGTCCACCGTGACGAGCACCCAGGCACTGGCCGTGAAGCGAGTGGCGCCCTTCCTGCTGATCTTCACCATCCGCCAGATGGTGGCCACCGAACGACCCACAACGCTCTTCGAAAAG GTCAAGGTTCATGTGGTCCGGGTGTGCCACGAACTGATCGGCATCTGTGACCATCGTGCCGGGCACTTCATCCTGCGCTCCAGCAGCGAGGCGGGCGCCAGGATGTACGAGAGTTTGGTCAAGGATCACGAGAAGTATCACAAGTTTAGGGGAAAAGTGTAA
- the LOC6504138 gene encoding ATP-binding cassette sub-family B member 10, mitochondrial, whose translation MLLNCTRVAHGCTTLRVSQISRTSYNHHHSLQRQFLPLGRGLQRGLRTPPRPTATATATPSSSCGGHRLLLFHTLRMPASCLRRGLAQTANKIRFVGNVKPGNVPVTSPITLPPKVKVAVAAKMGRSHYGRLLSLTKSEKWVLTAGILCLIVSSAITMSVPMFLGKVIDVVFNKSGMDSAAIARLGEYSLMLFGIFVLGGFANFARVYLFGNAALRIVKNLRSRVYKSMLMQEVGWFDTKGTGELINRLSNDTYMVGISLSNNVSDGLRSLAMIGVGTGMMIYTSPQLAAVSALVVPAMAGMAIVYGRYVRKITRRELDKYAEIMKYAEERFGNVKTVKTFCREQQEVAAFDKKLDEALQIGYKETRAKSIFFGLTGFSGNFIIISVLYYGGTLVLEDQLTIGALTAFMLYAGYVAISMNGLSNFYSQLNKGVGASERIWEILDRECSIPIDKGIMPATKPVGDVGFQNVFFSFPTRPESAVLSDFSLNLLPGRTTAVVGRSGSGKTTIALLLLRLYDPQGGTVALDGMDLRTVNPQWLRDNIGAVSQEPILFSGTIRENILYGVNPGDDHSEELLQRVVQEANISQFTDQLPDGLDTLVGQRGMMLSGGQKQRVAIARALIKNPTILILDEATSALDAMSEQLVQNALDRLIQGRTVLTIAHRLSTVRNADQIAVLSDGRIVEQGTYIELMNIPNGVFRELVATQAFGGQEPSQEGQDGQAPSQEGQDGQAPSQEGQDGQAASQDGKEPRQV comes from the exons ATGTTGTTGAACTGCACGAGGGTAGCACACGGCTGCACGACTCTCCGGGTCTCGCAAATCAGCCGAACATCATATAACCACCACCATAGCCTCCAACGACAGTTCCTGCCGCTGGGACGGGGCCTGCAGCGAGGATTGCGGACACCGCCAAGGCCAACAgcgacggcgacggcgacgCCGTCCAGCAGCTGTGGTGGCCACCGCCTGCTGTTGTTTCACACGCTCCGCATGCCGGCGTCGTGCCTGCGACGCGGTCTGGCCCAGACTGCCAACAAAATAAGGTTTGTCGGCAATGTCAAGCCAGGAAACGTTCCCGTTACATCACCTATAACTCTCCCGCCGAAAGTTAAGGTTGCCGTTGCTGCGAAAATGGGGCGATCACATTACGGACGCCTGCTGAGCCTCACCAAGTCGGAGAAATGGGTGCTGACAG CGGGTATACTATGTCTGATCGTCTCATCGGCCATCACCATGTCCGTGCCCATGTTCCTGGGGAAGGTCATCGACGTGGTCTTCAACAAGTCGGGCATGGACAGTGCCGCTATTGCTCGTCTAGGCGAGTACTCGCTGATGCTCTTTGGGATCTTTGTCTTGGGAGGTTTCGCCAACTTTGCCCGAGTCTATTTGTTTGGAAATGCAG CTCTCAGGATTGTGAAGAATCTTAGATCCCGCGTCTACAAGTCCATGCTGATGCAGGAGGTCGGCTGGTTCGACACCAAGGGCACTGGCGAGCTGATCAATCGCCTGAGCAACGACACCTACATGGTGGGCATTTCCCTGAGCAATAATGTCTCCGATGGACTTCGTTCCCTGGCTATGATTGGCGTTGGAACGGGAATGATG ATCTACACCTCGCCCCAACTGGCGGCTGTGAGTGCGTTGGTGGTGCCCGCCATGGCTGGCATGGCCATCGTTTATGGACGCTACGTGCGAAAGATTACCCGCAGGGAGCTGGACAAGTACGCCGAGATCATGAAGTATGCGGAGGAGCGATTCGGAAATGTGAAGACTGTGAAGACCTTTTGCCGGGAACAGCAGGAGGTGGCGGCCTTCGACAAGAAGCTGGACGAGGCTCTCCAGATTGGTTACAAAGAGACCCGGGCCAAGTCCATATTCTTTGGATTG ACTGGCTTCTCGGGCAACTTTATAATCATTTCGGTGCTGTATTATGGCGGCACCTTGGTCCTGGAGGACCAACTGACCATCGGTGCTCTCACCGCCTTCATGCTGTACGCCGGCTACGTGGCCATCTCGATGAACGGACTCTCCAATTTCTACAGCCAGCTGAACAAGGGCGTGGGCGCTTCGGAACGAATTTGGGAGATCCTGGACCGGGAATGCTCCATACCCATTGACAAGGGCATTATGCCAGCCACTAAACCCGTGGGTGATGTCGGCTTCCAGAATGTCTTCTTTTCGTTTCCCACACGTCCCGAATCCGCTGTACTCTCGGACTTCTCGCTCAATCTACTGCCCGGCCGGACGACGGCGGTGGTGGGCCGATCGGGATCGGGTAAAACGACAATagctctgctgctgcttcgACTCTACGATCCGCAGGGGGGCACCGTGGCTCTGGATGGCATGGATCTGCGAACGGTGAACCCGCAATGGCTGAGGGACAACATCGGAGCGGTTAGCCAGGAGCCGATCCTGTTTTCGGGCACCATTCGGGAGAATATCCTGTACGGCGTGAATCCCGGGGATGATCATAGCGAGGAGCTGCTGCAGCGGGTCGTCCAAGAGGCTAACATTAGCCAGTTCACCGACCAGCTGCCCGATGGCCTCGACACGTTGGTGGGCCAGCGGGGCATGATGCTGAGCGGTGGCCAGAAGCAGCGAGTCGCCATCGCCAGGGCCCTGATTAAG AACCCAACCATTCTTATCCTGGATGAGGCCACCAGTGCCCTGGACGCCATGTCCGAGCAGCTGGTGCAGAACGCCCTGGACCGGCTCATCCAGGGACGCACTGTCCTGACCATTGCCCACCGACTGAGCACCGTCCGTAATGCCGACCAGATAGCCGTCCTTAGCGACGGCCGGATCGTCGAGCAGGGCACCTACATCGAACTGATGAACATCCCGAACGGCGTCTTCCGGGAATTGGTTGCCACTCAGGCCTTTGGCGGCCAGGAACCAAGTCAGGAGGGGCAGGATGGCCAGGCACCAAGCCAGGAGGGGCAGGACGGCCAGGCACCAAGCCAGGAGGGGCAGGACGGCCAGGCAGCAAGCCAGGACGGCAAGGAACCACGCCAGGTGTAG